A window from Theobroma cacao cultivar B97-61/B2 chromosome 3, Criollo_cocoa_genome_V2, whole genome shotgun sequence encodes these proteins:
- the LOC18606188 gene encoding FAD-dependent urate hydroxylase isoform X4 — MVVKSEDGRELRSFKFKDEDQTQEVRAVERRILLETLANQLPPEAVQFSSKLAKIETSENGETLLELTNGTRLLAKIVVGCDGIRSTIAKWMGFSEPKYAGHCALRGLGYYPKGQPFAPRVSYMYGRGLRAGYVPVSPTKVYWFICYNSPSAGPKITDPILLKKLAKELIKNWPPELLKLIDLTPDETISKAPLVDRWLWPGISPPASAGKVVLVGDAWHPMTPNLGQGACCALEDAVILTRKLADGIKSGPESIEGALRAYGEERWPRIFPITIRANLVGSLLQWDDPLVCSVRDNVVIPKLVRLGSMLEHTNFECEPLET, encoded by the exons ATGGTGGTGAAGTCAGAAGATGGCAGGGAGTTACGCTCCTTCAAATTCAAAGATGAAGATCAAAC CCAAGAAGTTCGCGCGGTGGAGAGGAGAATACTTCTAGAGACGCTTGCCAATCAGCTGCCACCTGAGGCAGTCCAATTTTCTTCCAAGTTAGCAAAGATTGAAACAAGTGAAAATGGTGAAACTCTTTTGGAACTTACGAATGGGACTAGATTACTTGCCAAG ATTGTTGTTGGGTGTGATGGAATTCGGTCTACAATAGCCAAATGGATGGGTTTCTCTGAGCCGAAGTATGCAGGGCATTGTGCTCTCCGTGGACTTGGGTATTATCCCAAGGGGCAGCCATTTGCACCAAGAGTTAGTTACATGTACGGAAGAGGGTTGCGTGCAGGATATGTTCCTGTATCTCCTACAAAAGTTTACTGGTTTATCTGCTATAACAGCCCCTCAGCAG GTCCAAAGATCACTGATCCAATTTTGCTGAAGAAGCTAGCAAAAGAACTAATAAAGAACTGGCCTCCGGAGCTACTTAAATTGATTGATCTCACCCCAGATGAGACGATAAGTAAGGCGCCCCTTGTTGACCGTTGGCTATGGCCAGGTATAAGCCCCCCTGCATCAGCCGGTAAAGTTGTGCTGGTCGGGGATGCCTGGCACCCAATGACTCCCAATCTTGGACAAGGTGCTTGTTGTGCTTTAGAGGACGCAGTGATCCTGACAAGAAAGCTGGCAGATGGAATTAAATCTGGTCCTGAATCCATTGAAGGTGCTCTCAGGGCATATGGAGAGGAAAGATGGCCCCGTATCTTTCCAATAACCATACGGGCAAATCTTGTGGGATCACTTTTGCAGTGGGATGATCCACTTGTCTGTTCTGTTCGTGACAATGTTGTCATACCTAAATTAGTTAGACTTGGGTCAATGCTTGAACACACAAATTTTGAGTGTGAGCCTCTCGAAACATAA
- the LOC18606186 gene encoding uncharacterized protein LOC18606186 isoform X3: MLGQVMSATRGATDAFSGVSRHVNGALRKLGAKNIEAGIGCGVGLGHGFGVGLAVKPGVVRQIQCCVIEATTKLMMKFGMAPKLPFSEGSFPVSFQSSLTTRNEPYIQSPLGNMKQMVTKLPDPTSQGLPGPANVGRDSAYEKLSSKYPTETSYGSRTEKVLSSFLQNPVLKEDKTSLNELVGRLRSENNLLQLVLKHQRIIEELMEENQKLHQILIEDLKIPPSKLQASYSSKIKSPCSECFHCRRKLRKNR, from the exons ATGCTTGGCCAAGTTATGAGTGCAACTAGAGGTGCAACTGATGCGTTTTCTGGTGTTAGCAGACATGTCAATGGTGCT TTAAGGAAGTTGGGAGCGAAGAACATAGAAGCAGGCATTGGATGTGGAGTTGGTCTTGGCCATGGTTTTGGTGTTG GACTTGCTGTGAAGCCAGGGGTGGTGCGTCAAATTCAATGTTGTGTTATA GAAGCGACGACAAAATTGATGATGAAGTTTGGAATGGCTCCCAAATTGCCCTTCAGTGAAGGTTCTTTTCCTGTATCCTTTCAAAGTAGTTTGACCACGAGAAATGAACCCTATATCCAAAGCCCACttggaaacatgaagcaaatgGTTACAAAGCTACCAGATCCCACATCTCAAGGCTTGCCTGGACCTGCAAATGTGGGCAGAGATTCAGCTTATGAAAAACTTTCATCAAAATATCCAACTGAGACCTCTTATGGAAGTCGAACAGAAAAGGTTCTTAGTAGTTTTTTGCAAAATCCAGTTTTGAAGGAAGACAAAACTAGCCTAAACGAACTG gttgggCGCTTGCGTTCTGAAAACAACTTGCTTCAACTG GTGTTGAAACATCAGCGAATCATTGAGGAACTTATGGAGGAGAATCAGAAGCTTCATCAGATACTAATAGAAGACCTGAAAATACCACCAAGCAAGCTCCAAGCCAGTTACTCgagtaaaattaaatctccATGTTCAGAATGTTTCCATTGCCGAAGAAAACTAAGGAAAAATAGATGA
- the LOC18606188 gene encoding FAD-dependent urate hydroxylase isoform X2 codes for MAIATRSPLRLNSPMSRPSLYNSQRRVFFQSHAWFRAQPRTKPICASAIKAEAGAQKEDIVIVGAGIAGLATAVSLRRMVVKSEDGRELRSFKFKDEDQTQEVRAVERRILLETLANQLPPEAVQFSSKLAKIETSENGETLLELTNGTRLLAKIVVGCDGIRSTIAKWMGFSEPKYAGHCALRGLGYYPKGQPFAPRVSYMYGRGLRAGYVPVSPTKVYWFICYNSPSAGPKITDPILLKKLAKELIKNWPPELLKLIDLTPDETISKAPLVDRWLWPGISPPASAGKVVLVGDAWHPMTPNLGQGACCALEDAVILTRKLADGIKSGPESIEGALRAYGEERWPRIFPITIRANLVGSLLQWDDPLVCSVRDNVVIPKLVRLGSMLEHTNFECEPLET; via the exons ATGGCAATTGCCACTCGTTCTCCTTTGCGCCTCAACTCTCCTATGTCACGACCTTCTTTGTATAATTCTCAAAGGAGGGTGTTTTTCCAGAGCCATGCTTGGTTTCGAGCTCAACCCAGAACTAAACCCATCTGCGCATCAGCTATAAAAGCTGAAGCTGGTGCTCAGAAGGAGGATATTGTCATCGTAGGAGCTGGGATTGCTGGTCTAGCCACTGCAGTGTCCCTTCGCag GATGGTGGTGAAGTCAGAAGATGGCAGGGAGTTACGCTCCTTCAAATTCAAAGATGAAGATCAAAC CCAAGAAGTTCGCGCGGTGGAGAGGAGAATACTTCTAGAGACGCTTGCCAATCAGCTGCCACCTGAGGCAGTCCAATTTTCTTCCAAGTTAGCAAAGATTGAAACAAGTGAAAATGGTGAAACTCTTTTGGAACTTACGAATGGGACTAGATTACTTGCCAAG ATTGTTGTTGGGTGTGATGGAATTCGGTCTACAATAGCCAAATGGATGGGTTTCTCTGAGCCGAAGTATGCAGGGCATTGTGCTCTCCGTGGACTTGGGTATTATCCCAAGGGGCAGCCATTTGCACCAAGAGTTAGTTACATGTACGGAAGAGGGTTGCGTGCAGGATATGTTCCTGTATCTCCTACAAAAGTTTACTGGTTTATCTGCTATAACAGCCCCTCAGCAG GTCCAAAGATCACTGATCCAATTTTGCTGAAGAAGCTAGCAAAAGAACTAATAAAGAACTGGCCTCCGGAGCTACTTAAATTGATTGATCTCACCCCAGATGAGACGATAAGTAAGGCGCCCCTTGTTGACCGTTGGCTATGGCCAGGTATAAGCCCCCCTGCATCAGCCGGTAAAGTTGTGCTGGTCGGGGATGCCTGGCACCCAATGACTCCCAATCTTGGACAAGGTGCTTGTTGTGCTTTAGAGGACGCAGTGATCCTGACAAGAAAGCTGGCAGATGGAATTAAATCTGGTCCTGAATCCATTGAAGGTGCTCTCAGGGCATATGGAGAGGAAAGATGGCCCCGTATCTTTCCAATAACCATACGGGCAAATCTTGTGGGATCACTTTTGCAGTGGGATGATCCACTTGTCTGTTCTGTTCGTGACAATGTTGTCATACCTAAATTAGTTAGACTTGGGTCAATGCTTGAACACACAAATTTTGAGTGTGAGCCTCTCGAAACATAA
- the LOC18606188 gene encoding FAD-dependent urate hydroxylase isoform X1: MAIATRSPLRLNSPMSRPSLYNSQRRVFFQSHAWFRAQPRTKPICASAIKAEAGAQKEDIVIVGAGIAGLATAVSLRRLGIGSLVLEQAESLRTGGSSLTLFKNGWRVLDAIGVADSLRSQFFEIQGMVVKSEDGRELRSFKFKDEDQTQEVRAVERRILLETLANQLPPEAVQFSSKLAKIETSENGETLLELTNGTRLLAKIVVGCDGIRSTIAKWMGFSEPKYAGHCALRGLGYYPKGQPFAPRVSYMYGRGLRAGYVPVSPTKVYWFICYNSPSAGPKITDPILLKKLAKELIKNWPPELLKLIDLTPDETISKAPLVDRWLWPGISPPASAGKVVLVGDAWHPMTPNLGQGACCALEDAVILTRKLADGIKSGPESIEGALRAYGEERWPRIFPITIRANLVGSLLQWDDPLVCSVRDNVVIPKLVRLGSMLEHTNFECEPLET, from the exons ATGGCAATTGCCACTCGTTCTCCTTTGCGCCTCAACTCTCCTATGTCACGACCTTCTTTGTATAATTCTCAAAGGAGGGTGTTTTTCCAGAGCCATGCTTGGTTTCGAGCTCAACCCAGAACTAAACCCATCTGCGCATCAGCTATAAAAGCTGAAGCTGGTGCTCAGAAGGAGGATATTGTCATCGTAGGAGCTGGGATTGCTGGTCTAGCCACTGCAGTGTCCCTTCGCag GCTAGGAATTGGATCACTAGTGCTTGAGCAAGCAGAGTCACTTAGAACTGGTGGAAGCTCACTCACCCTTTTCAAGAATGGGTGGCGGGTATTGGATGCAATCGGTGTTGCAGATAGTCTCAGGAGCcaattttttgaaatccaaGG GATGGTGGTGAAGTCAGAAGATGGCAGGGAGTTACGCTCCTTCAAATTCAAAGATGAAGATCAAAC CCAAGAAGTTCGCGCGGTGGAGAGGAGAATACTTCTAGAGACGCTTGCCAATCAGCTGCCACCTGAGGCAGTCCAATTTTCTTCCAAGTTAGCAAAGATTGAAACAAGTGAAAATGGTGAAACTCTTTTGGAACTTACGAATGGGACTAGATTACTTGCCAAG ATTGTTGTTGGGTGTGATGGAATTCGGTCTACAATAGCCAAATGGATGGGTTTCTCTGAGCCGAAGTATGCAGGGCATTGTGCTCTCCGTGGACTTGGGTATTATCCCAAGGGGCAGCCATTTGCACCAAGAGTTAGTTACATGTACGGAAGAGGGTTGCGTGCAGGATATGTTCCTGTATCTCCTACAAAAGTTTACTGGTTTATCTGCTATAACAGCCCCTCAGCAG GTCCAAAGATCACTGATCCAATTTTGCTGAAGAAGCTAGCAAAAGAACTAATAAAGAACTGGCCTCCGGAGCTACTTAAATTGATTGATCTCACCCCAGATGAGACGATAAGTAAGGCGCCCCTTGTTGACCGTTGGCTATGGCCAGGTATAAGCCCCCCTGCATCAGCCGGTAAAGTTGTGCTGGTCGGGGATGCCTGGCACCCAATGACTCCCAATCTTGGACAAGGTGCTTGTTGTGCTTTAGAGGACGCAGTGATCCTGACAAGAAAGCTGGCAGATGGAATTAAATCTGGTCCTGAATCCATTGAAGGTGCTCTCAGGGCATATGGAGAGGAAAGATGGCCCCGTATCTTTCCAATAACCATACGGGCAAATCTTGTGGGATCACTTTTGCAGTGGGATGATCCACTTGTCTGTTCTGTTCGTGACAATGTTGTCATACCTAAATTAGTTAGACTTGGGTCAATGCTTGAACACACAAATTTTGAGTGTGAGCCTCTCGAAACATAA
- the LOC18606186 gene encoding uncharacterized protein LOC18606186 isoform X2 → MNWGGLFIPKNDDIYSNWLPKKPCAIPMLGQVMSATRGATDAFSGVSRHVNGALRKLGAKNIEAGIGCGVGLGHGFGVGLAVKPGVVRQIQCCVIEATTKLMMKFGMAPKLPFSEGSFPVSFQSSLTTRNEPYIQSPLGNMKQMVTKLPDPTSQGLPGPANVGRDSAYEKLSSKYPTETSYGSRTEKVLSSFLQNPVLKEDKTSLNELVGRLRSENNLLQLVLKHQRIIEELMEENQKLHQILIEDLKIPPSKLQASYSSKIKSPCSECFHCRRKLRKNR, encoded by the exons ATGAATTGGGGTGGTTTGTTTATTCCCAAGAATGATGATATTTATTCCAATTGGCTTCCTAAGAAACCAT GTGCAATACCTATGCTTGGCCAAGTTATGAGTGCAACTAGAGGTGCAACTGATGCGTTTTCTGGTGTTAGCAGACATGTCAATGGTGCT TTAAGGAAGTTGGGAGCGAAGAACATAGAAGCAGGCATTGGATGTGGAGTTGGTCTTGGCCATGGTTTTGGTGTTG GACTTGCTGTGAAGCCAGGGGTGGTGCGTCAAATTCAATGTTGTGTTATA GAAGCGACGACAAAATTGATGATGAAGTTTGGAATGGCTCCCAAATTGCCCTTCAGTGAAGGTTCTTTTCCTGTATCCTTTCAAAGTAGTTTGACCACGAGAAATGAACCCTATATCCAAAGCCCACttggaaacatgaagcaaatgGTTACAAAGCTACCAGATCCCACATCTCAAGGCTTGCCTGGACCTGCAAATGTGGGCAGAGATTCAGCTTATGAAAAACTTTCATCAAAATATCCAACTGAGACCTCTTATGGAAGTCGAACAGAAAAGGTTCTTAGTAGTTTTTTGCAAAATCCAGTTTTGAAGGAAGACAAAACTAGCCTAAACGAACTG gttgggCGCTTGCGTTCTGAAAACAACTTGCTTCAACTG GTGTTGAAACATCAGCGAATCATTGAGGAACTTATGGAGGAGAATCAGAAGCTTCATCAGATACTAATAGAAGACCTGAAAATACCACCAAGCAAGCTCCAAGCCAGTTACTCgagtaaaattaaatctccATGTTCAGAATGTTTCCATTGCCGAAGAAAACTAAGGAAAAATAGATGA
- the LOC18606188 gene encoding FAD-dependent urate hydroxylase isoform X3, which produces MGGGYWMQSVLQIVSGANFLKSKGIRSLSLACHVNTMVVKSEDGRELRSFKFKDEDQTQEVRAVERRILLETLANQLPPEAVQFSSKLAKIETSENGETLLELTNGTRLLAKIVVGCDGIRSTIAKWMGFSEPKYAGHCALRGLGYYPKGQPFAPRVSYMYGRGLRAGYVPVSPTKVYWFICYNSPSAGPKITDPILLKKLAKELIKNWPPELLKLIDLTPDETISKAPLVDRWLWPGISPPASAGKVVLVGDAWHPMTPNLGQGACCALEDAVILTRKLADGIKSGPESIEGALRAYGEERWPRIFPITIRANLVGSLLQWDDPLVCSVRDNVVIPKLVRLGSMLEHTNFECEPLET; this is translated from the exons ATGGGTGGCGGGTATTGGATGCAATCGGTGTTGCAGATAGTCTCAGGAGCcaattttttgaaatccaaGGGTATACGTTCACTTTCATTGGCTTGTCATGTTAACAC GATGGTGGTGAAGTCAGAAGATGGCAGGGAGTTACGCTCCTTCAAATTCAAAGATGAAGATCAAAC CCAAGAAGTTCGCGCGGTGGAGAGGAGAATACTTCTAGAGACGCTTGCCAATCAGCTGCCACCTGAGGCAGTCCAATTTTCTTCCAAGTTAGCAAAGATTGAAACAAGTGAAAATGGTGAAACTCTTTTGGAACTTACGAATGGGACTAGATTACTTGCCAAG ATTGTTGTTGGGTGTGATGGAATTCGGTCTACAATAGCCAAATGGATGGGTTTCTCTGAGCCGAAGTATGCAGGGCATTGTGCTCTCCGTGGACTTGGGTATTATCCCAAGGGGCAGCCATTTGCACCAAGAGTTAGTTACATGTACGGAAGAGGGTTGCGTGCAGGATATGTTCCTGTATCTCCTACAAAAGTTTACTGGTTTATCTGCTATAACAGCCCCTCAGCAG GTCCAAAGATCACTGATCCAATTTTGCTGAAGAAGCTAGCAAAAGAACTAATAAAGAACTGGCCTCCGGAGCTACTTAAATTGATTGATCTCACCCCAGATGAGACGATAAGTAAGGCGCCCCTTGTTGACCGTTGGCTATGGCCAGGTATAAGCCCCCCTGCATCAGCCGGTAAAGTTGTGCTGGTCGGGGATGCCTGGCACCCAATGACTCCCAATCTTGGACAAGGTGCTTGTTGTGCTTTAGAGGACGCAGTGATCCTGACAAGAAAGCTGGCAGATGGAATTAAATCTGGTCCTGAATCCATTGAAGGTGCTCTCAGGGCATATGGAGAGGAAAGATGGCCCCGTATCTTTCCAATAACCATACGGGCAAATCTTGTGGGATCACTTTTGCAGTGGGATGATCCACTTGTCTGTTCTGTTCGTGACAATGTTGTCATACCTAAATTAGTTAGACTTGGGTCAATGCTTGAACACACAAATTTTGAGTGTGAGCCTCTCGAAACATAA
- the LOC18606186 gene encoding uncharacterized protein LOC18606186 isoform X1, translated as MESSISNSNDKIEVTNQRKGFEGIRMENPFTLKVGQVFTGFGIGCGIGIGVGRPINLGAIPMLGQVMSATRGATDAFSGVSRHVNGALRKLGAKNIEAGIGCGVGLGHGFGVGLAVKPGVVRQIQCCVIEATTKLMMKFGMAPKLPFSEGSFPVSFQSSLTTRNEPYIQSPLGNMKQMVTKLPDPTSQGLPGPANVGRDSAYEKLSSKYPTETSYGSRTEKVLSSFLQNPVLKEDKTSLNELVGRLRSENNLLQLVLKHQRIIEELMEENQKLHQILIEDLKIPPSKLQASYSSKIKSPCSECFHCRRKLRKNR; from the exons ATGGAGAGTAGTATCAGTAACAGTAACGATAAAATAGAGGTAACGAATCAAAGAAAAGGCTTTGAAGGAATCAGAATGGAGAATCCATTTACTTTGAAAGTGGGTCAAGTATTTACTGGCTTTGGCATTGGCTGTGGTATTGGTATAGGTGTGGGTCGCCCTATAAATCTAG GTGCAATACCTATGCTTGGCCAAGTTATGAGTGCAACTAGAGGTGCAACTGATGCGTTTTCTGGTGTTAGCAGACATGTCAATGGTGCT TTAAGGAAGTTGGGAGCGAAGAACATAGAAGCAGGCATTGGATGTGGAGTTGGTCTTGGCCATGGTTTTGGTGTTG GACTTGCTGTGAAGCCAGGGGTGGTGCGTCAAATTCAATGTTGTGTTATA GAAGCGACGACAAAATTGATGATGAAGTTTGGAATGGCTCCCAAATTGCCCTTCAGTGAAGGTTCTTTTCCTGTATCCTTTCAAAGTAGTTTGACCACGAGAAATGAACCCTATATCCAAAGCCCACttggaaacatgaagcaaatgGTTACAAAGCTACCAGATCCCACATCTCAAGGCTTGCCTGGACCTGCAAATGTGGGCAGAGATTCAGCTTATGAAAAACTTTCATCAAAATATCCAACTGAGACCTCTTATGGAAGTCGAACAGAAAAGGTTCTTAGTAGTTTTTTGCAAAATCCAGTTTTGAAGGAAGACAAAACTAGCCTAAACGAACTG gttgggCGCTTGCGTTCTGAAAACAACTTGCTTCAACTG GTGTTGAAACATCAGCGAATCATTGAGGAACTTATGGAGGAGAATCAGAAGCTTCATCAGATACTAATAGAAGACCTGAAAATACCACCAAGCAAGCTCCAAGCCAGTTACTCgagtaaaattaaatctccATGTTCAGAATGTTTCCATTGCCGAAGAAAACTAAGGAAAAATAGATGA
- the LOC18606187 gene encoding uncharacterized protein LOC18606187 has protein sequence MAKQTDSFVSKLSIEGIMTVTPIRITDPRQTRQVLAGEVVDPGVFQRCLNVVQYYRKENEEDSGWLVAGWIKETLGRALLEQPMICGRLRKGEQNDGDLEIVSNDCGIRLIEARIQMNLSQFLDLKRREEAEAQLVFWKDIDEESPQFSPLFYVQVTNFQCGGYSIGISCSILLADLMLGTEFLKTWADIHNNIVNKNNERKLPLFYLPGLKNTTTSSPNIISSSSSKNSGKTMSFKINAESGSLESDWCRKAALACLEEAEHNLGSEMGAEFSLFVNESFEAIKVESCSKHGTPKPQLNLNKDFTYAKWDDFGANEVTFRQGNKPAHVSYWFTSILGGVVVVIPSLQEDANRVNIFVTIPNEKL, from the exons ATGGCAAAGCAAACCGATAGCTTTGTTTCCAAATTATCCATTGAAGGTATTATGACTGTAACTCCCATAAGGATAACGGATCCACGACAGACCCGACAAGTGTTGGCAGGGGAGGTTGTTGATCCAGGGGTTTTCCAGCGGTGTCTGAACGTAGTCCAATACTACAGAAAGGAAAATGAGGAAGATTCTGGCTGGCTAGTTGCTGGGTGGATTAAGGAGACACTTGGGAGAGCTTTGTTGGAGCAACCAATGATTTGCGGACGTCTCCGAAAAGGGGAGCAGAATGATGGAGACTTGGAGATCGTTTCCAATGATTGCGGCATTAGACTCATTGAGGCAAGAATTCAGATGAATCTGTCACAGTTTCTTGATTTGAAGCGACGGGAAGAGGCAGAAGCTCAGCTTGTATTCTGGAAGGATATTGATGAGGAAAGCCCGCAGTTCTCCCCATTGTTTTATGTTCAG GTGACCAATTTCCAGTGTGGTGGATACTCAATTGGAATCAGCTGCAGCATTCTTCTAGCAGACCTTATGTTAGGGACAGAGTTCCTCAAGACATGGGCAGATATTCACAACAACATTGTCAACAAGAATAATGAACGAAAGCTACCCCTATTCTACCTCCCTGGTCTCAAGAACACCACCACCTCCTCCCCCAACATAATCAGCTCAAGTTCAAGCAAAAACTCTGGCAAAACTATGAGCTTCAAGATTAATGCTGAAAGTGGGAGTCTTGAGAGTGACTGGTGCAGAAAAGCCGCCTTAGCCTGCCTTGAGGAGGCAGAGCACAATCTCGGAAGTGAAATGGGTGCAgagttttctttgtttgtgAATGAATCGTTTGAAGCCATCAAGGTGGAAAGCTGCTCAAAACATGGGACACCGAAGCCACAGCTGAACCTCAACAAGGACTTCACTTACGCAAAATGGGATGATTTTGGGGCAAATGAAGTTACTTTCCGACAAGGGAACAAACCCGCTCATGTTTCCTACTGGTTTACATCCATTTTGGGTGGGGTCGTCGTCGTAATTCCTTCGCTTCAGGAGGATGCAAACAGAGTGAATATCTTTGTCACAATTCCTAATGAGAAGTTGTGA
- the LOC18606190 gene encoding GTP-binding protein YPTM2, whose translation MNPEYDYLFKLLLIGDSGVGKSCLLLRFADDSYLESYISTIGVDFKIRTVEQDGKTIKLQIWDTAGQERFRTITSSYYRGAHGIIVVYDVTDQESFNNVKQWLNEIDRYASENVNKLLVGNKCDLTANKVVSYETAKAFADEIGIPFMETSAKNATNVEEAFMAMAASIKNRMASQPAMNNARPPTVQIRGQPVNQKSGCCSS comes from the exons ATGAATCCCGAATA TGACTATCTGTTTAAGCTTTTACTTATTGGAGATTCTGGTGTTGGGAAATCATGTCTACTTTTGAGGTTTGCT GATGATTCATATTTGGAGAGTTACATCAGTACCATTGGTGTTGACTTT AAAATTCGCACTGTGGAACAGGATGGAAAGACCATCAAACTCCAAATT TGGGATACTGCTGGCCAAGAACGTTTCAGGACTATCACTAGCAGCTACTATCGTGGTGCTCATGGTATCATA GTTGTTTATGATGTGACAGACCAAGAGAGTTTCAACAATGTCAAGCAATGGCTAAATGAAATTGACCGCTATGCCAGTGAAAATGTGAACAAGCTTTTAGTTGGGAACAAGTGTGACCTAACAGCAAACAAAGTTGTGTCCTATGAGACGGCTAAG gCGTTTGCAGATGAAATTGGGATTCCTTTCATGGAAACAAGTGCAAAGAATGCCACTAATGTTGAAGAGGCTTTCATGGCCATGGCTGCTTCAATCAAGAATAG GATGGCAAGCCAACCAGCCATGAACAATGCGAGACCTCCAACGGTGCAGATTCGAGGACAGCCTGTTAACCAGAAGTCAGGTTGCTGCTCTTCTTAA